TAAGGATacttcttttctatttatatcgTCATTTTTTTGTAGACAAAATAAAATCGATAGAGTTACCACACTTGAAATCTCCAAGGAAGTAAGGGATAAATTAAGAGTGAAAAACCCCTTGTCTCTGTTTCCCTTCTGCTCTGACTTAAATGTACATTACTACTAGCCCATAAGAGAATGTTCTTTCACTTCAGGAGCTGCCTCCCAAGCAGAAAAACCCACTGCTGGTGATATCATGTTTAACTTGAATGTGTCTCATACAAATCATCACAGTTTTTTGTTGACGGGTTTACCAGGAATGCCAGAGAAGAACTCCTGGATGGCATTCCCACTGGGACTCCTCTACGCTCTCACTCTTCTTGGCAATGGAACCATCTTATCCATTATCAAGATGGATAGCAGCCTCCATGAGCCCATGTACTATTTCCTCTCCATCTTGGCACTGACTGATGTGGGTCTCTCCATGTCCACCCTGCCTTCTATGCTCAGCATTTTCTGGTTCAATGTTCCTGAAATCCCTTTTGATGCTTGCATCACTCAGATGTTCTTTATACATGGATTTGGAGCAGTGGAATCTGGGGTGTTGGTGTCCATGGCTTTTGACCGCTTTGTAGCCATCCGAGATCCATTGCGTTATGCTTCCATCCTCACCTCTGGGGTCATAGGCAAGATTGGAGTAGCTGTCCTTACCCGTGCCATCTGTGTGGTCATCCCTGTGCCCTTTCTTATTAAGAGACTGCCTTTCTGCCACTCTAATGTCCTCTCACATTCTTACTGCCTCCACCAGGATGCCATGCGACTTGCTTGTGCTAGCACACGTGTCAACAGCCTTTATggcctcattgttgtcatttgtACTCTGGGGTTGGATGCCCTTATTATTCTTTGCTCTTATGTGCTCATCTTGAAGACCGTGCTTGGCATTGCCTCATGGGCTGAGAGGCTCAAGGCCTTCAATACCTGCCTTTCTCATATCTGTGCTGTGCTGCTGTTCTATGTACCCCTCATTGGTGTCACCATGATCCACCGCTTTGGAAAGCATCTGTCACCCATTGTTCACACACTTATGGCCAATGTGTATCTGCTACTCCCACCTGTACTTAACCCCATCATTTATAGTATAAAGACTAAGCAGATCCGTAAGAGGATAATCCAGGTATTCtttagaagaaagggaagggcttAGTGGATGCCTGGGCTGAGAAGAAGTTGAGTGATAATCACCAAGTAGGGTAGATAAGTGGGGAGGTAAGGAAGGCAATAATCATTTATAttatgcctactatgttccagccattgtgctatgtgctttacaaatgttatctcagatAATTCTCACAGCACACCTGCATGGTGTGTACTATTATGatatctattttacagttgaggaaaataaaacaaacaaggtAAAGGACCTTCCCAGCATCACacaacatctgaggccagattttaattcaagtcttccttactccagggggagtattctatccactgtgcccctgaTAGCCCCTAACTGAATCTAGTAAACACTACTGAAGCCACTGGATTGTTTggagccaggagtggggaacctgtgaccttgaggccatatgtgaccctttaagtcctcaagtgctgccccttgactaaatccaaacttcacaaaacaaatccttttattgaggggatttgttctgtgaaatttggattcagtcaaagggatacacttgaagacctagagggccacatgtggactcaaggccacaggttaGCCACCCCCGCAAGTATAAACTATTAAAGGGCAATGAGCACATAGATTGCTATCAAAATTTaggaagcattttattttatccttatgtcattgaatttacatatcacttcATGTTTATAAAGATTTTCCACATACATGGTTCCATGTGATTTCCATAAATTTGTAGATTCCTACAGTTGAAAGAACTGTTATCTAGTTATTTAGGTCAATTAATGTGTAAAACATAAATCCTGTCAGTAATATCCCTCAAAAGGCTAATCTACTCTATGCTTGAAGAAccccaataaccctgtgaagtggaCAAAATAAggattattattctaattttataaatgaccAAGCCCAGAAAcagggaagtgaagtgacttgtcaaaaGTTATGCTTCTAGTAAGCTggcatttaaattaaattattctgactccacatctagtATAAGAATAAATACCATATTCAAATATTCCAATGAACTGATTTTTCTATTGAGgatcatatgcatatatagatatatacacacacatatacacatatatttatatgcatatacatatatacatatgcacatgtatgtatacacacatatatgatgttcatgtgtatatatgaatctgtatctatgtatgtacatgcatatatgtatgagtatattatataaagtatatatcgATATATGCAAATCTGTACCTATACAAAATGTACGTGCAGAAACATTAAGTTGGAGATGAACATCATGAGTATCTTCTATATTCCTTGATCCATTAATAAACTgcacatttttattattactgatGCAGGGAATGCTTACTCagtttggattttaaaaaatctgtgtttgaatcctggcaTTACTTCTCATATCTTATATAaacttggataaatcacttggGCCCTATATTCCTCAGTCTATACAATAAACAGAtcgaactagataatctctaaaatgTTTTCAGCTAGAACTGCCTTTGGCCAGTAATCTGACTTGTAAACTCCTTGCTATAAATTACATTAGGCATGTGTTGTCAACAAGTATATATTTTGCAGAGGAGATGCCAATGTGCATTGCTGGAGTATGTTCCTCATCTAGGATATTTgattaacaacaaaaatcaagaaTGGATAGAATTGTTATACTTCCCGCAACAAGGCAGAACTACGAGCAAAGTATGACACTGTGACAGTAACAAGAAGGAAGATTGCAGGTTCCCCATAAAGTAAAACTTTTTAACTGTTAGTTGCCCTAAAGTGGAAATGCTTGCCTTAAGAGATAGTGTAATACCCATCACTGAAGGTGTTCAAGTAGAGACTGGATAATCCTTTGATAAATGGATTTTGATAAAATTTGTCCAGGATTTGTTAATTAATCGGATATGGggctaagaaagagagaaaagtcaaagatcactccaaagttcaaatcctccttgaCTGCAAGAATAGAACGGGAAAAATTGGACAGAAAACTGTGTTTTTAGGTTTAGGGGACACATCAGGGATTTGCCAGGATTTTGATGCCCTAAAAAGATAGGCAGGGATGAggtggcaaatgtttaacaaccttctcccccaaaaaagctcaacacacttttaagtttaatgtatATTACAACTGTATCCATCACTCCCTTAAGCATAgacaataaataatatattaagcTGTGGTTACTATGGTttcctgatttccaaggtataagtGCTCACAGTGAGCATTTCAAAATTGCCTCTTGAGAGTCAATCTGAGATGGCTCCAAGCATACCCCTAAAAATGAAGGTGAAATATATAGGAAACAATGGAAATACAGGGCTGAGGTATTCAAGGGAGTTTTGATGTAGCCTGACAGCATTATAAGAGCTCTAAAACCCTGGGATAGGAACAAAGTAAGTAGAGGGCTTGAGCTACCCAGTATTGAAGGTTAGCATTGTGGGAATGACAGTTGGCTAAGAGGGAAAGgattttaaggatgaagaaagagGAATTGAAGTGTCTGAGGATAATGTAAGGactagatacaaagaaaagtgaccCCAAAACAGGCTGCTCCATGAATCCTTCCTCAACTTTTCCAGCCTGCTTAGACTTCATATTTTCTTATGTATATACATTGTATCCTCTAGAGGAGATGTAAACTGCTTGAGactgtttctcatttttgtttctgcATCCTTAGCACCTTGTACAATCCCTTAACATAGTGTGCACTTAATAACTCTTTGTTGATAAATAGAATGAAAGCATTACTTTCATGTGCTAAAGTTCTATAGTATTCTTTGACTCTACAGTACCATTCATAGAAACATTCCATCTtgggggcagagcaaagatggtggagtaaaagcaggtaCTTGCTTGCCCTCTTCCTGAAATTActccaaatacttgtaaaaaacgacgctaaataaattctagtgctacagaatccacaaaatgacagagtgaaacaaatctccagcccaagacagcctggaaggctgacaggaagtcTATCACACTGGGCTGGGATTAGAGAACAATCCAGCCTGgaccatgccagcacagacagggccagagcaggcctcaggggattgaatcactggcagctgtggtgatttccagacttctcaacccacaaatgccaaagataaagTAGAAGGacagtggggaaactctgttggacctggatgagagaagaacatagtccagcctcagccacagggcggtggaggtggcagcagagctccaggcccacagacggtGGGGAAAtcgagcagctgatcagaggagaATTGCAAAGATCTCTTTGATGGCAAtgaggtaggattctcttgcCTTGCTCTGCTTgtatctgggtcatagtcctgggtggtggtgCTGGGGTGAGGAGCagcactggggtggcagagcttgtgatggCAGTGAAAAGGGAAtcctcttcatgattccaaggcataaaagagtacttgtggtcactcacagaccagagcacaggctaagagaggaataaacacctctcctttgatcataccaccttagaagaactgaaaatttacaggtgcctaaaAGAATCTCTGACAACAGTTacaacaaaacccctgaaacttggagCAGAGCactctccacactggaagcagagtcctaccttgacaaagagttcaaaagtcaagtaattgcctgggaGAATAAGCAGagtaaaaaaatcagactatagactcttactttggtgacaaagaagatcaaaacacacaaccagaagacaacaaagaaaagctcctacatccaaagcctccaagaaaaaatgtgaattggttgcaggccatggaagagctcaaaaaggatttagaaaatcaggtaagagacataaaggaaaaattgggaagagaaatgagagtgatgcgaaaaaatcttaaaaaatgagttaacagcttgctaaaggagacccccaaaatactgaagaaaataacaccttaaaaatagactaacctaaatggcaaaagtggtccaaaaagccaatgaggagaacaatgccttcaaaagcagaattggccaaatggaaaaggaggtccaaaagctcactgaagaaaatagttccttaaaaattagaatggagcaaatgcaagctaatgactttatgaggaattaagaaattataaaatagaaccaaaagaatgtagacagagggcacagggttatTTGAATATGAAgctatgatatttaaaaaaaataaaaataaggggtgagagaggactatattaggaggagaaaggaagagatagaatagggtaaattatctcacataaaagaggcaataaaaagctgttacaatggagggggagaagggggaggtaaaagagaatgagtcaaccttactctcatggggtttggcttaaggagggaataacatacacactcagttgggtattttatcctacaggaaagtgggggataagggggtgatagaaaagagggcagattggggggagggggtagtcagaagcaagtacttttgaaaaggaacaaggtgaaaggagaaaattgaataaatgggggactgcgagttaggatggagggaaatatagttagtgtttcacaatatgactattatggaaatgttttgtataactaCATATGTaaaacctgtattgaattgcttgccttctcagtgagggtgggtgaggagggaagaaggtagagaatctgctactcaaagttttaaaacagatgttaaaaattgtttttacatgcaactgggaaataagatatacatgcaatgggttataaaaatctatctttccttacaagaaagtaaggggaaaggggataaggggggcggtgatagaagggagggcaaagaatgttttgtttttctttgtacctACAGTAATTAACATAATGATTTGGTACAAAGAGAGcaattagtaaatgcttattgattgattattgaatCCCACCATTCTCAgtagaaataatacaagaagatatgtgagaaaaaataataaaaagtttatTCTTAACAGTCTCAATTGTCTTTATAGGAATGGatatctctcctcccttatcTTTAGCATGTATGGTCCTCAAACTGCACAGTAATCTTTTTCTGGGCAAATATCTGGAAAAATCTTCCTTTGGATCTCCCTGGTATTCACAGTGTAGACTATGGGATTTAGCACATAGGGAACAAGAAGGTAGGCATTGGCTATGAAGGCATGAGGCAGAGGGGATAAATGCTTCCCAAAATGATGAATAACAGAAAAACCAATGAGTGGCACATAGAAGATAAATACAGCACAGATATGGGAAACACAAGTTTGAGTGCTTTTAGTCAGCCATCTCCAGAGGCAATGTCAATACTGTGCATAGGATAAATGCATAGGAAAGGAAGATAGTGAATCTGAACCTTTAGTGAAATTAACACCAATAAGTCCATAAAGGCTACTGACATGCATGCTGGCACAGACAAGGCACTTGACATCCTGGAGACAAGAGGAATGGGACAGGACCGTGGTACAGTAGAAGGGGAGCCACTTGATGAGAAAAGGCACAGGAAACACCACAGAGACAGCTCATGTGAGCATGGCTGCTCCATTCTACAACCTACACCACTGGCAAAGATGGTGCCATACTTCAACAGGTTCTATATGGCTATAACTAGGTCAAAGGCCATGGCCACCAGCACTCTAGACTCGGTCACTGAGAAAGTGTGAATGAAGTACATCTGGACCATCTAAGTGTCAAAGGCGATAACTCTATAGTTAAACCAGAATATTCCTCGCAAGAAGGACAGACTGCAGAGGGCCAAGCCGAGGTCTGCCAGTGCCAACAAGCACAGGAAGTAGTACATGGGGATGTTCAGGGATGATTCAAATTTGATGGTAAAGATAGAGATGATGATGCCATTACCCAAGGTAGCAATGATATAAATGAAACCCAGTGGGAACACTATCCAATAATGCTCTCTCTCTAGTCCAGGGACTCCTGTTAGGACAAAGTAGAAATACTGGAAGTGGGAATAATTGGTGGCTGACATGGGCAGGGTCAGTAAAGAGTAAGTTcttggacagttaggtggcacagtcaatagagagtcaggcctagagtcagaaagactcatttgcctgagttcaaatcctgactcgaacactagctgtgtgaccctgggcaagtcacttagctctgtttgcttcagtttcccatttgtaaaataagctggagaaggaaatggaaaaccactctaggatctttgacaagaaaaccacaaatggggtcacaaagagttggatatttctgaaaaatgactcaacaacaacaacctggaaTGTACTTAACGGCAAACTCCTGAAAAAAATGGTGCAAAACAAACTCATGGATAGGACACTTCTGGGCGCATGTTAAGGATCCAGTATTTTTCTGTGCATTGTGACCCATCACCAAGAAAGCTGATCTCTTAGATTAAGATCTGGCTGGCTCAGGAAGAGCACTTATACCTTAAACAAGTAATAGCAGTAAGGATGGATATGACTTTTGATACCAGACCATTGAGTGGAGGTTGTAGGAGCT
This Trichosurus vulpecula isolate mTriVul1 chromosome 2, mTriVul1.pri, whole genome shotgun sequence DNA region includes the following protein-coding sequences:
- the LOC118836604 gene encoding olfactory receptor 51H1-like; its protein translation is MFNLNVSHTNHHSFLLTGLPGMPEKNSWMAFPLGLLYALTLLGNGTILSIIKMDSSLHEPMYYFLSILALTDVGLSMSTLPSMLSIFWFNVPEIPFDACITQMFFIHGFGAVESGVLVSMAFDRFVAIRDPLRYASILTSGVIGKIGVAVLTRAICVVIPVPFLIKRLPFCHSNVLSHSYCLHQDAMRLACASTRVNSLYGLIVVICTLGLDALIILCSYVLILKTVLGIASWAERLKAFNTCLSHICAVLLFYVPLIGVTMIHRFGKHLSPIVHTLMANVYLLLPPVLNPIIYSIKTKQIRKRIIQVFFRRKGRA